A window of the Radiobacillus deserti genome harbors these coding sequences:
- the mgtE gene encoding magnesium transporter, translated as MEHLDAQEREQQWKKIQEALFNKQIGEFRAEFLELHPYDQAKIFEEQSEDVRMLIYSYLSPEEMADVMENIDYEDVEEFFTEMDPRYASNVLAEMSTDDSVDILNELDKDKVASFLTIMDKEAAQEIKELLHYEEKTAGSLMTNEYVVIHAGQTVKEAMRHLRQEAPEAETIYYTYVVDDQKRLVGVISLRDLIIAEGDWLVSDVMSDRVVSVSVGQDQEEVAHMMRDYDFLALPVVDFQNHLLGIITVDDVMDVMEEEANDDYSKLAGVSETERSDQSALAAASKRLPWLIILLFLGMFTASLIGRFEKALDVVPILAIFIPLIAGMAGNTGTQSLAVAVRGIATGEIEKLGKTKIIIREGLTGLITGLSCGIVVTGVVYVWQGNLFLGMLVGLSIMMTLIIATIAGSMIPLVMHRFKIDPAVASGPFITTINDIISILVYFGLATMFMDLLLKQ; from the coding sequence ATGGAGCACTTAGATGCACAAGAGCGTGAACAGCAATGGAAAAAGATTCAAGAAGCGTTATTTAATAAACAAATCGGGGAGTTTCGTGCCGAGTTTCTAGAGCTACATCCTTATGATCAAGCGAAAATCTTTGAAGAGCAATCAGAAGATGTTCGAATGCTTATATATAGCTATTTGTCACCAGAAGAAATGGCAGATGTCATGGAGAATATTGATTATGAGGATGTAGAAGAATTTTTTACAGAAATGGATCCTCGCTATGCTTCTAATGTGTTAGCTGAAATGTCCACGGATGACTCTGTAGATATTTTAAACGAGCTAGATAAAGATAAAGTGGCTAGCTTTTTAACGATCATGGATAAGGAAGCGGCACAAGAAATAAAAGAGCTACTTCATTATGAAGAAAAAACAGCGGGAAGTCTCATGACGAATGAATATGTCGTGATTCACGCTGGACAAACGGTAAAAGAAGCGATGCGTCATCTTCGTCAAGAAGCACCAGAAGCAGAGACGATTTACTATACGTACGTTGTAGACGATCAAAAGCGATTGGTTGGGGTAATTTCATTAAGAGATTTGATTATTGCTGAAGGGGATTGGCTCGTATCGGATGTCATGAGTGACCGTGTTGTTTCTGTATCGGTTGGACAGGACCAAGAAGAAGTGGCACACATGATGAGAGACTATGACTTCCTAGCATTACCAGTTGTTGATTTTCAAAATCACTTATTAGGGATTATTACCGTCGATGACGTCATGGATGTAATGGAGGAAGAGGCAAATGATGATTACTCCAAGCTCGCCGGGGTATCGGAAACGGAGCGTTCGGATCAGAGTGCACTTGCTGCGGCAAGTAAGCGGCTTCCTTGGCTTATTATTTTATTATTTTTAGGGATGTTCACTGCAAGTTTAATCGGTCGCTTTGAAAAAGCACTGGATGTTGTCCCTATCTTAGCTATTTTCATTCCTTTGATTGCAGGGATGGCTGGAAATACAGGTACTCAATCTCTAGCGGTTGCTGTACGAGGTATTGCAACTGGAGAGATTGAAAAGCTAGGAAAAACAAAAATAATTATTCGAGAAGGACTAACTGGCTTAATTACAGGATTAAGCTGTGGAATCGTTGTGACTGGTGTCGTTTACGTGTGGCAAGGGAATTTATTTCTCGGCATGCTCGTTGGACTGTCCATCATGATGACCTTAATAATTGCGACCATTGCTGGTTCGATGATTCCATTAGTAATGCATCGATTTAAAATTGATCCAGCGGTAGCGTCAGGACCATTTATTACAACGATTAACGATATTATTTCCATTCTCGTTTATTTTGGTTTAGCGACTATGTTTATGGACTTATTATTAAAACAGTGA
- the fabI gene encoding enoyl-ACP reductase FabI, with translation MNFSLEGRTYVVMGVANKRSIAWGIARSLHEAGARLIFTYASERFEKPVKDLVATLEGQDALFYECDVTNDEAIQKTFGDIQNDVGVIHGLAHCIAFADKEDLKGEFVDTSRDGFLLSQNISAYSLIAVSRAAQPLMTEGGGIVTLTYLGGERVVQNYNVMGVAKASLDASVRYLANDLGKHNIRVNAISAGPIRTLAAKGVGDFNSVLKQIEEKAPLRRTVSQEEVGDTAYYLLSDLSRGVTGEILHVDSGFNILGL, from the coding sequence ATGAATTTTTCATTAGAAGGTCGTACATACGTCGTAATGGGTGTTGCGAACAAACGGAGTATTGCTTGGGGAATTGCACGTTCTCTTCATGAAGCTGGTGCACGATTAATCTTTACCTATGCATCGGAACGGTTTGAAAAGCCAGTAAAAGATTTAGTCGCTACGTTAGAAGGACAGGATGCATTGTTTTATGAATGCGACGTTACTAACGATGAGGCAATTCAGAAGACATTTGGTGACATTCAAAATGATGTTGGTGTCATTCATGGCTTAGCGCACTGTATTGCATTTGCAGATAAAGAAGACTTAAAAGGAGAATTTGTTGATACGAGTAGAGATGGATTCTTGCTTTCTCAAAACATCAGTGCGTATTCATTAATCGCCGTTTCAAGGGCGGCGCAACCACTTATGACGGAAGGGGGAGGAATTGTAACCCTTACTTACCTTGGTGGTGAAAGAGTCGTTCAAAATTACAATGTAATGGGTGTTGCAAAAGCAAGTCTAGATGCAAGTGTAAGATATTTAGCGAACGATCTTGGGAAACATAACATTCGGGTTAACGCTATTTCTGCAGGTCCGATTCGTACACTTGCTGCGAAAGGGGTTGGGGACTTTAACTCTGTATTAAAACAGATTGAAGAAAAGGCACCACTTCGTCGTACCGTGTCCCAAGAAGAAGTGGGAGATACAGCATATTACTTATTAAGTGACTTATCCCGTGGGGTAACAGGAGAAATCCTTCACGTGGATTCTGGCTTTAATATTTTGGGTCTATAA
- a CDS encoding CotO family spore coat protein, with the protein MNKRFSRKPMLYIQQPELGKPSAKMQVNYRTTKKRKASAEKSVPEKPVKDEKAKTKKRIKQLTDIPVEEDTSVDEIADSSSSSSDEADENTNSSRRRRFKELSMEERIEYFMNVPSNVPRMKCQVITEETKYRGIITDYKDNIVYMRVTKRPFRVQLNLDEILDVQLIGF; encoded by the coding sequence ATGAATAAAAGATTCTCGCGCAAGCCTATGCTCTATATCCAGCAGCCGGAATTAGGCAAGCCTTCTGCTAAGATGCAGGTGAACTATCGCACAACAAAGAAGAGAAAAGCTTCCGCCGAAAAGTCAGTGCCTGAGAAGCCAGTAAAAGATGAAAAGGCGAAAACGAAGAAGCGTATCAAGCAACTAACAGATATTCCAGTAGAAGAAGACACTTCTGTAGACGAAATAGCAGATTCGTCTTCTTCATCCTCTGATGAGGCAGATGAGAATACAAACAGCTCTCGACGTAGACGCTTCAAAGAGTTATCCATGGAGGAAAGAATTGAATACTTTATGAACGTACCCTCCAATGTCCCGCGAATGAAATGCCAAGTAATCACTGAGGAAACTAAATATAGAGGGATCATTACAGATTACAAGGATAACATCGTGTATATGAGAGTTACGAAGAGACCATTTCGGGTTCAATTAAATTTAGACGAGATATTAGACGTACAATTGATCGGATTTTAA
- a CDS encoding CotY/CotZ family spore coat protein, with amino-acid sequence MSCGKEFNTGNCVCDILKEIADAQSDIIENGCVNCEQSIADLLGDNTLPAANELDTVPVLLYTKEGKPFKGFGACYDAISDIEGSFYFRVKDVDDDCCATLELLRDPNDPDDNPETPVSQFTGNLETTGICITVDAHCFCHITCLPAIDAL; translated from the coding sequence ATGTCTTGCGGAAAAGAATTCAACACAGGGAACTGTGTGTGCGACATTCTAAAAGAAATTGCAGATGCACAATCCGATATTATCGAAAATGGTTGCGTAAACTGTGAACAATCCATCGCTGATCTACTTGGTGACAACACACTACCAGCTGCAAACGAATTAGATACTGTTCCTGTTCTTCTTTATACAAAAGAAGGTAAACCATTTAAAGGTTTCGGAGCTTGTTACGATGCAATTAGCGACATCGAAGGTAGCTTCTACTTCCGTGTTAAAGATGTAGACGATGATTGCTGTGCAACTTTAGAGTTGTTACGCGACCCTAACGATCCAGATGACAATCCAGAAACTCCAGTTAGTCAATTTACTGGTAACTTAGAAACAACTGGAATCTGTATCACTGTTGATGCACACTGCTTCTGCCACATCACTTGCCTACCAGCAATCGACGCACTTTAA
- a CDS encoding MBL fold metallo-hydrolase, giving the protein MDFQQLHNTCYCFHGPVNIGYVQQGSEGLLIDAGIDKSTMKKVIRQLEEKQLPITHLFLTHAHTDHFGGAAYLQQHYEVYTIAPELEEAIIRNPVLEPIYLFSGNDPLPELRNKFLEGTSARINQIVTEGKYSIGNFYVETYFLPGHSYGQLGIKVDEVLYAGDSYFSEEQLHKHKIPFLTDAYQLLESLQKLKELDCIGGIPGHGDFEKEFHRTVQANIQYHEKLLRWLEDEIINEETGISHEQIVSRMCNQFGVQPKHLSQWLLFRTAVTGYITALIKQEKISHRIENNMWVFQTKEKA; this is encoded by the coding sequence ATGGACTTTCAGCAACTGCACAATACCTGTTATTGTTTCCATGGTCCAGTTAACATTGGATACGTACAACAAGGTTCTGAGGGACTCTTAATCGATGCAGGAATTGATAAGTCAACAATGAAAAAGGTAATTCGTCAGTTAGAAGAAAAGCAGCTCCCTATCACTCATCTATTCCTTACACACGCACATACGGATCACTTCGGTGGTGCTGCTTATCTTCAACAACATTATGAGGTTTACACTATTGCTCCTGAATTGGAAGAAGCCATCATACGTAATCCAGTTCTAGAACCGATTTATTTGTTCTCAGGTAATGATCCCTTACCAGAATTACGCAATAAGTTTTTAGAAGGAACATCAGCTAGAATAAATCAAATCGTAACAGAAGGTAAGTATTCGATTGGGAATTTCTATGTTGAAACGTACTTCCTTCCAGGCCATAGCTATGGACAATTAGGAATCAAAGTAGATGAAGTGCTATATGCAGGAGATAGCTACTTCAGTGAAGAGCAACTACATAAGCACAAAATTCCGTTTCTAACAGATGCCTATCAATTGCTAGAAAGCCTTCAAAAACTGAAGGAATTAGACTGCATAGGTGGAATTCCTGGCCATGGTGATTTCGAAAAAGAATTTCACCGAACCGTGCAAGCTAACATCCAATACCACGAAAAGCTCCTAAGATGGTTAGAAGACGAAATAATAAACGAAGAGACTGGCATTTCGCATGAACAAATCGTAAGTAGAATGTGTAATCAGTTTGGAGTCCAGCCTAAGCATTTGTCTCAATGGTTACTTTTCCGTACTGCAGTAACAGGCTATATAACAGCACTTATAAAACAAGAAAAAATTAGCCATCGAATCGAAAACAATATGTGGGTGTTTCAAACAAAAGAGAAGGCTTAG
- a CDS encoding DUF421 domain-containing protein, which yields MIETLFGFVSLLFITKLLGKTQITQLTAFDFISAMIFGELVGNVLFDDKAGLKEMALAIFLWGGLLYVIEWSTQRFKRTRELFEGKPTLIIHQGKVSRKSMKKSKLDINQLMHLLRSKGAFSIQEVEYAVLETDGSISILKSSNDQSPTRKDLKLPEQDVHIPILMIVDGEVLWDNVRESGFDQNWLDKQLKEKKFNSVKEVFIAEFKTGEGLYVQPY from the coding sequence ATGATCGAGACATTGTTCGGTTTTGTATCGCTACTATTTATCACAAAACTACTTGGAAAGACACAGATTACTCAGCTAACAGCTTTTGATTTTATTTCTGCAATGATATTCGGAGAATTGGTTGGGAATGTTCTGTTTGATGATAAAGCAGGGTTAAAAGAAATGGCTCTTGCTATTTTTTTATGGGGCGGCCTTTTATATGTGATTGAATGGTCTACTCAAAGGTTTAAGCGGACAAGAGAACTGTTTGAAGGGAAACCAACTCTAATTATCCATCAAGGTAAAGTAAGTAGAAAATCCATGAAAAAGAGTAAGTTAGATATAAATCAACTGATGCACTTGTTACGTTCTAAGGGGGCTTTCTCCATTCAAGAAGTGGAATATGCCGTCTTAGAAACGGATGGATCTATTTCGATATTAAAATCATCCAATGACCAATCCCCAACACGAAAAGATTTGAAGCTTCCTGAGCAAGATGTTCATATTCCTATATTAATGATTGTAGACGGGGAAGTCCTCTGGGATAATGTGAGGGAGTCTGGATTTGACCAAAATTGGTTAGATAAACAATTAAAAGAAAAAAAATTCAACTCCGTAAAAGAGGTATTTATTGCAGAATTTAAAACAGGAGAAGGCCTGTATGTGCAACCATACTAA
- a CDS encoding GNAT family N-acetyltransferase: MDVRIAATEQEKADAYSVRRQVFVEEQNVPPELEIDDLEDIAIHFVGYENHIPVAASRLRLVEDYGKLERICVLKEHRGKSYGKDIISRMEAYIQDKGLQKSKLNAQTHAEGFYKSLGYKTISDTFMDAGIPHVTMIKSL, encoded by the coding sequence ATGGACGTTCGTATTGCAGCAACAGAACAAGAAAAAGCGGATGCTTATTCCGTTCGTAGACAAGTCTTCGTGGAAGAACAAAACGTCCCGCCAGAATTAGAAATCGATGATTTAGAAGACATAGCTATTCACTTTGTTGGCTATGAAAATCATATTCCGGTCGCAGCTAGTCGTCTGCGTTTAGTGGAGGATTACGGGAAATTGGAACGTATTTGTGTCTTGAAGGAGCACCGTGGAAAATCGTATGGAAAAGACATCATCTCAAGGATGGAAGCTTACATTCAGGATAAAGGTTTACAAAAATCAAAACTGAATGCTCAAACCCATGCCGAAGGTTTTTACAAATCACTAGGCTATAAAACGATCTCCGATACGTTTATGGATGCAGGAATTCCGCATGTGACGATGATTAAGTCGTTATAA
- a CDS encoding YjcG family protein, whose product MKYGIAIFPSKKIQDEANSFRKRYDPHYALIPPHVTLKEPFELEEDQINDLIQELKEIAKHTSPFKLEIKKVSSFSPVTNTIYLKVEPVPELMKLNERLHSGNVLPQEQTYSFVPHITIAQKLSHDEYSDVFGSLKMQEFNFEQTVDRFQLMYQLENGAWTVHETFTFGQE is encoded by the coding sequence ATGAAATATGGAATCGCTATATTTCCTTCAAAAAAAATACAAGATGAAGCTAATTCATTCCGTAAAAGATATGATCCGCATTATGCGTTAATTCCACCACATGTGACATTGAAAGAACCATTTGAATTGGAAGAGGATCAAATCAATGACTTGATTCAGGAGCTTAAGGAGATTGCTAAACATACGTCCCCTTTTAAGCTAGAAATTAAGAAAGTAAGCTCTTTTTCACCGGTAACAAATACGATTTACTTAAAAGTGGAACCCGTACCTGAGCTGATGAAATTAAATGAACGTCTTCACAGTGGAAATGTGCTGCCACAGGAACAGACCTATTCCTTCGTTCCACATATTACAATTGCTCAAAAGCTTTCTCACGATGAATATTCAGATGTGTTCGGAAGCTTAAAAATGCAAGAGTTTAATTTTGAACAAACAGTCGATCGTTTTCAGCTCATGTACCAATTAGAAAATGGTGCATGGACGGTTCACGAAACATTTACATTTGGACAGGAGTAA
- a CDS encoding alpha/beta hydrolase, with amino-acid sequence MQRKGKMMERQMESKFLEETMTVKWYVPEMFSPLKSYQLCIMQDGEDYFRIGKIATWSDQLHEEGDIEDTVFVGIHYKDKFDRLDKYHPDGAKLEAYMNFLVKEVVPLLDEEISTFQIGGSRTLMGDSMAGTFALMTALRYPNTFGKVIMQSPFVNKTVMDAVANSKNLDQLSIYHTVGNKETEVQTTRDGVLDFITPNRELQELLASKGTSYEYVEFDGNHTWKYWQQDIKQALKTMFGY; translated from the coding sequence ATGCAAAGAAAAGGAAAGATGATGGAACGTCAAATGGAAAGTAAATTTTTAGAAGAAACAATGACTGTGAAATGGTATGTTCCAGAGATGTTTTCTCCTTTAAAATCTTATCAGCTCTGCATTATGCAAGACGGAGAGGATTACTTTCGCATCGGGAAAATTGCTACATGGAGTGATCAGCTTCACGAAGAAGGAGACATTGAAGATACCGTATTTGTTGGTATCCATTACAAGGATAAATTCGATCGGTTAGACAAATATCATCCAGATGGCGCTAAGCTGGAAGCATACATGAACTTTCTTGTAAAGGAAGTCGTTCCATTGTTAGATGAAGAAATATCGACCTTTCAAATTGGTGGTAGCCGAACGTTGATGGGAGATTCGATGGCCGGTACCTTTGCATTAATGACGGCCCTTCGTTATCCGAATACCTTTGGAAAAGTCATCATGCAATCCCCCTTTGTGAACAAAACCGTAATGGATGCTGTTGCAAATTCCAAAAACCTTGACCAGCTTTCCATCTATCATACAGTTGGAAATAAGGAAACAGAGGTCCAAACCACCAGGGATGGAGTTCTAGATTTTATTACACCGAATCGGGAGCTACAGGAACTGCTAGCATCTAAAGGAACGAGTTATGAATACGTTGAATTTGATGGTAATCATACTTGGAAATATTGGCAACAAGATATCAAACAAGCCTTAAAGACGATGTTTGGATATTAG
- a CDS encoding methyl-accepting chemotaxis protein — protein MKKWKWNRKSIFVQLMALAFLITVITGGAVGTTSYFISKQALMDAGKEDLRHLVSGSLATLHSLNDQVESGDLSLDEAQEKARELLSGPKNSEGYDFKKSSFLYKEDGYIIAYGTDYSTQVHPSNPIGEVPEDTTNRENMTKGAQSNNLEDHYTTYKDEREETGKIEDKMSYMTYFEPWDWNVGIAVYQSEFFKSLHSVKWYIIGITIGITILSLVIFYFVIRRKLKMLNQVTEAANKIADGEISSTQLPESKDEIGQLAHSFNLMSHQLKEVIVKLQGTGKQLLDSANDLSAVSEETSATSEEVGRAISEIASGTQAQASDLEDINQSVETLNNSIDTMNEQTNRIKEITNVSEKASSEGKEIVSKLRESNDQSQQASDKISVGITNLYNKSSEIAGITSTIESIANETNLLALNASIEAARAGEHGKGFSVVADEIRKLAEQSTKATHQVQEVITSISEETEKTVMVMAESMNFSVELNTNVQQTEKQFSSISDSIAATTEALTVLTAEIAEIVRHNTKITAGIQNTSAVSEETAASVEEITSSVEEQIRAISNVAESAEQLTELNQELNEVLKAYRLS, from the coding sequence ATGAAAAAATGGAAATGGAACAGAAAAAGTATATTTGTACAACTTATGGCATTAGCATTTTTGATTACGGTGATTACTGGAGGGGCTGTTGGAACAACTAGTTATTTTATTTCGAAACAAGCCTTAATGGATGCTGGAAAAGAAGACCTTCGCCATTTAGTAAGTGGTTCACTCGCAACTTTACACTCTTTAAACGATCAGGTTGAAAGTGGTGATTTATCGTTAGACGAAGCCCAAGAAAAAGCAAGAGAGTTACTAAGTGGGCCAAAGAATTCTGAAGGATATGACTTTAAAAAATCCTCTTTCCTTTATAAGGAAGATGGATATATTATTGCGTATGGAACGGATTATTCTACACAAGTTCACCCTTCTAATCCAATCGGAGAGGTACCGGAAGACACAACAAATAGAGAAAACATGACCAAAGGTGCTCAAAGCAATAATTTGGAGGACCATTATACAACGTATAAAGATGAAAGAGAAGAAACAGGGAAAATAGAAGATAAAATGTCTTATATGACGTACTTTGAACCGTGGGATTGGAATGTCGGAATTGCAGTGTACCAATCTGAATTTTTTAAATCCTTACATTCGGTAAAATGGTACATTATTGGGATAACTATTGGAATTACCATCCTAAGTCTTGTTATTTTTTACTTCGTTATCAGAAGAAAGCTTAAAATGCTTAATCAAGTAACAGAAGCTGCGAATAAAATCGCAGATGGGGAAATTAGCTCTACACAACTTCCAGAATCCAAAGACGAAATTGGCCAGCTAGCGCATTCCTTTAACTTGATGTCTCATCAATTAAAAGAAGTTATCGTAAAACTTCAAGGGACTGGAAAGCAACTCTTGGATTCTGCGAATGATCTTTCTGCAGTATCCGAGGAAACATCTGCAACAAGTGAAGAAGTAGGAAGAGCGATTTCCGAGATTGCTTCAGGAACACAAGCACAAGCATCTGATTTAGAAGATATTAATCAAAGCGTTGAAACGCTAAACAATTCTATCGATACGATGAACGAACAAACGAACAGAATTAAAGAAATTACGAATGTATCAGAAAAAGCATCTTCCGAGGGTAAAGAGATTGTGAGTAAGCTTCGTGAGTCGAATGACCAATCTCAACAGGCATCTGATAAAATCAGTGTTGGAATCACGAACCTTTACAATAAGTCTAGCGAAATTGCAGGCATTACATCGACTATAGAAAGCATTGCAAATGAAACAAACCTACTAGCTTTAAATGCAAGTATTGAAGCAGCTAGAGCTGGGGAGCACGGCAAAGGGTTCTCAGTAGTTGCGGATGAAATTCGTAAGCTAGCAGAGCAATCTACAAAGGCTACACACCAGGTTCAAGAAGTTATTACTAGCATTTCCGAAGAAACGGAAAAGACAGTTATGGTTATGGCTGAATCTATGAACTTTTCCGTTGAATTAAATACAAATGTTCAACAAACAGAAAAACAGTTCAGTTCGATTTCAGATTCCATCGCAGCAACTACGGAAGCTTTAACAGTATTAACAGCAGAGATTGCAGAAATCGTTCGTCATAATACAAAGATTACAGCGGGCATACAAAACACTTCAGCTGTGTCTGAAGAAACAGCTGCTTCTGTCGAAGAAATTACATCTTCTGTGGAAGAGCAAATTCGAGCGATTTCAAACGTTGCAGAATCTGCAGAGCAACTGACAGAATTGAATCAAGAATTAAATGAAGTCTTGAAGGCGTATCGTCTTTCATAA
- a CDS encoding Parvovirus coat protein VP1-like protein, producing MACYGRYRYCGPNCSGPGAPINQLDSICRQHDLCYRRYGQKHCDRIFLSRVRPLANRRTKMGRDARFMYKVMRLKSTLF from the coding sequence GTGGCTTGTTACGGTAGATATCGTTATTGTGGACCAAACTGCTCAGGACCAGGAGCTCCTATCAATCAGCTAGATTCTATTTGTAGACAACACGATTTATGTTATCGAAGATACGGACAAAAACATTGTGATCGGATCTTTTTAAGTAGAGTCCGGCCGCTTGCAAATCGAAGAACCAAAATGGGAAGAGATGCCCGTTTTATGTATAAAGTCATGCGATTAAAGTCTACATTATTCTAA